In a genomic window of Macaca nemestrina isolate mMacNem1 chromosome 18, mMacNem.hap1, whole genome shotgun sequence:
- the LOC105485933 gene encoding inactive rhomboid protein 1 isoform X3 has product MSEARRDSTSSLQRKKPPWLKLDIPSAVPPTAEEPSFLQVGPGQQGLWAPPVQYPHHDPVAQPLRRQAFLRSVSMPAETAHISSPHHELRRSVLQRQTSITQTIRRGTADWFGVSKDSDSTQKWQRKSIRHCSQRYGKLKPQVLRELDLPSQDNVSLTSTETPPPLYVGPCQLGMQKIIDPLARGRAFRVADDTAEGLSAPHTPVTPGAASLCSFSSSRSGFHRLPRRRKRESVAKMSFRAAAALMKGRSVRDGTLRRAQRRSFTPASFLEEDTTDFPDELDTSFFAREGILHEELSTYPDEVFESPSEAALKDWEKAPEQADLTGGALDRSELERSHLMLPLERGWRKQKEGAAAPQPKVRLRQEVVSTAGPRRGQRIAVPVRKLFAREKRPYGLGMVGRLTNRTYRKRIDSFVKRQIEDMDDHRPFFTYWLTFVHSLVTILAVCIYGIAPVGFSQHETVDSVLRNRGVYENVKYVQQENFWIGPSSEALIHLGAKFSPCMRQDPQVHSFIRSAREREKHSACCVRNDRSGCVQTSEEECSSTLAVWVKWPIHPSAPELAGHKRQFGSVCHQDPRVCDEPSSEDPHEWPEDITKWPICTKNSAGNHTNHPHMDCVITGRPCCIGTKGRCEITSREYCDFMRGYFHEEATLCSQVHCMDDVCGLLPFLNPEVPDQFYRLWLSLFLHAGILHCLVSICFQMTVLRDLEKLAGWHRIAIIYLLSGVTGNLASAIFLPYRAEVRLALGVGILRVHLQPAVNLSIWSTVWEHLQLGPRSQYALGHGKWGTKMRPGVHGACPAPQPYSYPNHPPGGSGWLPVWHPGLPLCGALPELADPGAALACLLQAAGCGALPLHLWTAALDRQLCPHLRVHQWPLPLLRLLALHQLWQVRPVPETLPDHHLSGGLPGPPGWPGGPLLLLSCPL; this is encoded by the exons ATGAGTGAGGCCCGCAGGGACAGCACGAGCAGCCTGCAGCGCAAGAAGCCACCGTGGCTAAAGCTGGACATTCCCTCTGCGGTGCCCCCGACAGCAGAAGAGCCCAGCTTTCTGCAGGTAGGTCCCGGCCAGCAGGGACTGTGGGCGCCCCCTGTCCAATACCCTCACCATGACCCTGTTGCCCAGCCCCTGAGGCGACAGGCTTTCCTGAGGAGTGTGAGTATGCCAGCCGAGACAGCCCACATCTCTTCGCCCCACCATGAGCTCCGGCGGTCGGTGCTGCAGCGCCAGACGTCCATCACACAGACCATCCGCAG GGGGACCGCTGACTGGTTTGGAGTGAGCAAGGACAGTGACAGCACCCAGAAATGGCAGCGCAAGAGCATCCGTCACTGCAGCCAGCGCTACGGAAAGCTGAAGCCCCAGGTCCTCCGGGAGCTGGACCTGCCCAGCCAGGACAACGTGTCGCTGACCAGCACCGAGACGCCACCCCCACTCTATGTGGGGCCATGCCAGCTGGGCATGCAGAAG aTCATAGACCCCCTGGCCCGTGGTCGGGCCTTCCGTGTGGCAGATGATACTGCAGAAGGCCTGAGTGCCCCTCACACTCCCGTCACACCGGGTGCTGCCTCCCTCTGCTCCTTCTCCAGCTCCCGCTCCGGTTTCCACCGGCTCCCGCGGCGGCGCAAGCGAGAGTCGGTGGCCAAGATGAGCTTCCGGGCGGCTGCAGCACTGATGAAA GGCCGCTCTGTTAGGGATGGCACCTTGCGCCGCGCACAGCGCCGAAGCTTCACTCCAGCTAGCTTTCTGGAGGAGGACACAACTGATTTCCCCGATGAGCTGGACACATCCTTCTTTGCCCGG GAAGGTATCCTCCATGAAGAGCTCTCCACATACCCAGACGAAGTTTTTGAGTCCCCATCAGAGGCAGCACTAAAGGACTGGGAGAAGGCACCGGAGCAGGCGGACCTCACCGGCGGGGCCCTGGACCGCAGTGAGCTTGAGCGTAGCCATCTGATGCT GCCCCTGGAGCGAGGCTGGCGGAAGCAGAAGGAGGGCGCCGCAGCCCCGCAGCCCAAGGTGCGGCTCCGACAGGAGGTGGTGAGCACCGCCGGGCCGCGGCGGGGCCAGCGCATCGCGGTGCCGGTGCGCAAGCTCTTCGCCCGGGAGAAGCGGCcgtatgggctgggcatggtgggacgGCTCACCAACCGCACCTACCGCAAGCGCATCGACAGCTTTGTGAAGCGCCAGATCGAGGACATGGACGACCACAG GCCCTTCTTCACCTACTGGCTTACCTTCGTGCACTCGCTCGTCACCATTCTAGCCGTGTGCATCTATGGCATCGCGCCAGTGGGCTTCTCGCAGCATGAAACGGTGGACTCG GTGCTGCGGAACCGCGGGGTCTACGAGAACGTCAAGTACGTGCAGCAGGAGAACTTCTGGATCGGGCCCAGCTCG GAGGCCCTCATCCACCTGGGCGCCAAGTTTTCGCCCTGCATGCGCCAGGACCCGCAGGTGCACAGCTTCATTCGCTCAGCTCGTGAGCGCGAGAAGCACTCGGCCTGCTGCGTGCGCAACGACAGGTCGGGCTGCGTGCAGACCTCGGAGGAGGAATGCTCG TCCACGCTGGCAGTGTGGGTGAAGTGGCCCATCCATCCCAGCGCCCCAGAGCTTGCCGGCCACAAGAGACAGTTTGGCTCTGTCTGCCACCAGGATCCCAG GGTATGTGATGAGCCCTCCTCTGAAGACCCCCATGAGTGGCCAGAAGATATCACCAAGTGGCCG ATCTGCACCAAAAACAGCGCCGGGAACCACACTAACCATCCCCATATGGACTGTGTCATCACAGGACGGCCCTGCTGCATTGGCACCAAGGGCAG GTGTGAGATCACCTCCCGGGAGTACTGTGACTTCATGAGGGGCTACTTCCATGAGGAGGCCACGCTCTGCTCTCAG GTGCACTGCATGGATGATGTGTGTGGGCTCCTGCCTTTCCTCAACCCCGAGGTGCCTGACCAGTTCTACCGCCTGTGGCTGTCCCTCTTCCTGCACGCCGG GATCCTGCACTGCCTGGTGTCCATCTGCTTCCAGATGACCGTCCTGCGGGACCTGGAGAAGCTGGCAGGCTGGCACCGCATAGCCATCATCTACCTGCTGAGTGGTGTCACCGGCAACCTGGCCAGTGCCATCTTCCTGCCGTACCGAGCAGAGGTAAGGCTGGCCCTCGGGGTGGGGATCCTCCGTGTGCATCTGCAGCCTGCTGTGAACCTGTCCATATGGAGCACTGTCTGGGAGCATCTCCAGTTGGGGCCTCGGTCCCAATATGCTCTGGGCCATGGGAAGTGGGGCACAAAGATGAGGCCTGGGGTCCACGGGGCCTGCCCAGCCCCACAGCCTTATAGCTACCCCAACCATCCCCCAGGTGGGTCCGGCTGGCTCCCAGTTTGGCATCCTGGCCTGCCTCTTTGTGGAGCTCTTCCAGAGCTGGCAGATCCTGGCGCGGCCCTGGCGTGCCTTCTTCAAGCTGCTGGCTGTGGTGCTCTTCCTCTTCACCTTTGGACTGCTGCCCTGGATCGACAACTTTGCCCACATCTCAGGGTTCATCAGtggcctcttcctctccttcgCCTTCTTGCCCTACATCAGCTTTGGCAAGTTCGACCTGTACCGGAAACGCTGCCAGATCATCATCTTTCAGGTGGTCTTCCTGGGCCTCCTGGCTGGCCTGGTGGTCCTCTTCTACTTCTATCCTGTCCGCTGTGA
- the LOC105485933 gene encoding inactive rhomboid protein 1 isoform X1: MSEARRDSTSSLQRKKPPWLKLDIPSAVPPTAEEPSFLQVGPGQQGLWAPPVQYPHHDPVAQPLRRQAFLRSVSMPAETAHISSPHHELRRSVLQRQTSITQTIRSSRQVHFGRVHTLPLLGPWAARRAFPQRQSVSRSLLRGTADWFGVSKDSDSTQKWQRKSIRHCSQRYGKLKPQVLRELDLPSQDNVSLTSTETPPPLYVGPCQLGMQKIIDPLARGRAFRVADDTAEGLSAPHTPVTPGAASLCSFSSSRSGFHRLPRRRKRESVAKMSFRAAAALMKGRSVRDGTLRRAQRRSFTPASFLEEDTTDFPDELDTSFFAREGILHEELSTYPDEVFESPSEAALKDWEKAPEQADLTGGALDRSELERSHLMLPLERGWRKQKEGAAAPQPKVRLRQEVVSTAGPRRGQRIAVPVRKLFAREKRPYGLGMVGRLTNRTYRKRIDSFVKRQIEDMDDHRPFFTYWLTFVHSLVTILAVCIYGIAPVGFSQHETVDSVLRNRGVYENVKYVQQENFWIGPSSEALIHLGAKFSPCMRQDPQVHSFIRSAREREKHSACCVRNDRSGCVQTSEEECSSTLAVWVKWPIHPSAPELAGHKRQFGSVCHQDPRVCDEPSSEDPHEWPEDITKWPICTKNSAGNHTNHPHMDCVITGRPCCIGTKGRCEITSREYCDFMRGYFHEEATLCSQVHCMDDVCGLLPFLNPEVPDQFYRLWLSLFLHAGILHCLVSICFQMTVLRDLEKLAGWHRIAIIYLLSGVTGNLASAIFLPYRAEVRLALGVGILRVHLQPAVNLSIWSTVWEHLQLGPRSQYALGHGKWGTKMRPGVHGACPAPQPYSYPNHPPGGSGWLPVWHPGLPLCGALPELADPGAALACLLQAAGCGALPLHLWTAALDRQLCPHLRVHQWPLPLLRLLALHQLWQVRPVPETLPDHHLSGGLPGPPGWPGGPLLLLSCPL, translated from the exons ATGAGTGAGGCCCGCAGGGACAGCACGAGCAGCCTGCAGCGCAAGAAGCCACCGTGGCTAAAGCTGGACATTCCCTCTGCGGTGCCCCCGACAGCAGAAGAGCCCAGCTTTCTGCAGGTAGGTCCCGGCCAGCAGGGACTGTGGGCGCCCCCTGTCCAATACCCTCACCATGACCCTGTTGCCCAGCCCCTGAGGCGACAGGCTTTCCTGAGGAGTGTGAGTATGCCAGCCGAGACAGCCCACATCTCTTCGCCCCACCATGAGCTCCGGCGGTCGGTGCTGCAGCGCCAGACGTCCATCACACAGACCATCCGCAG CAGCCGACAAGTACACTTCGGCCGTGTCCACACTCTACCCCTCTTGGGTCCCTGGGCTGCCCGCAGGGCCTTCCCACAGCGCCAGTCTGTCTCTCGGTCCCTGCTCAG GGGGACCGCTGACTGGTTTGGAGTGAGCAAGGACAGTGACAGCACCCAGAAATGGCAGCGCAAGAGCATCCGTCACTGCAGCCAGCGCTACGGAAAGCTGAAGCCCCAGGTCCTCCGGGAGCTGGACCTGCCCAGCCAGGACAACGTGTCGCTGACCAGCACCGAGACGCCACCCCCACTCTATGTGGGGCCATGCCAGCTGGGCATGCAGAAG aTCATAGACCCCCTGGCCCGTGGTCGGGCCTTCCGTGTGGCAGATGATACTGCAGAAGGCCTGAGTGCCCCTCACACTCCCGTCACACCGGGTGCTGCCTCCCTCTGCTCCTTCTCCAGCTCCCGCTCCGGTTTCCACCGGCTCCCGCGGCGGCGCAAGCGAGAGTCGGTGGCCAAGATGAGCTTCCGGGCGGCTGCAGCACTGATGAAA GGCCGCTCTGTTAGGGATGGCACCTTGCGCCGCGCACAGCGCCGAAGCTTCACTCCAGCTAGCTTTCTGGAGGAGGACACAACTGATTTCCCCGATGAGCTGGACACATCCTTCTTTGCCCGG GAAGGTATCCTCCATGAAGAGCTCTCCACATACCCAGACGAAGTTTTTGAGTCCCCATCAGAGGCAGCACTAAAGGACTGGGAGAAGGCACCGGAGCAGGCGGACCTCACCGGCGGGGCCCTGGACCGCAGTGAGCTTGAGCGTAGCCATCTGATGCT GCCCCTGGAGCGAGGCTGGCGGAAGCAGAAGGAGGGCGCCGCAGCCCCGCAGCCCAAGGTGCGGCTCCGACAGGAGGTGGTGAGCACCGCCGGGCCGCGGCGGGGCCAGCGCATCGCGGTGCCGGTGCGCAAGCTCTTCGCCCGGGAGAAGCGGCcgtatgggctgggcatggtgggacgGCTCACCAACCGCACCTACCGCAAGCGCATCGACAGCTTTGTGAAGCGCCAGATCGAGGACATGGACGACCACAG GCCCTTCTTCACCTACTGGCTTACCTTCGTGCACTCGCTCGTCACCATTCTAGCCGTGTGCATCTATGGCATCGCGCCAGTGGGCTTCTCGCAGCATGAAACGGTGGACTCG GTGCTGCGGAACCGCGGGGTCTACGAGAACGTCAAGTACGTGCAGCAGGAGAACTTCTGGATCGGGCCCAGCTCG GAGGCCCTCATCCACCTGGGCGCCAAGTTTTCGCCCTGCATGCGCCAGGACCCGCAGGTGCACAGCTTCATTCGCTCAGCTCGTGAGCGCGAGAAGCACTCGGCCTGCTGCGTGCGCAACGACAGGTCGGGCTGCGTGCAGACCTCGGAGGAGGAATGCTCG TCCACGCTGGCAGTGTGGGTGAAGTGGCCCATCCATCCCAGCGCCCCAGAGCTTGCCGGCCACAAGAGACAGTTTGGCTCTGTCTGCCACCAGGATCCCAG GGTATGTGATGAGCCCTCCTCTGAAGACCCCCATGAGTGGCCAGAAGATATCACCAAGTGGCCG ATCTGCACCAAAAACAGCGCCGGGAACCACACTAACCATCCCCATATGGACTGTGTCATCACAGGACGGCCCTGCTGCATTGGCACCAAGGGCAG GTGTGAGATCACCTCCCGGGAGTACTGTGACTTCATGAGGGGCTACTTCCATGAGGAGGCCACGCTCTGCTCTCAG GTGCACTGCATGGATGATGTGTGTGGGCTCCTGCCTTTCCTCAACCCCGAGGTGCCTGACCAGTTCTACCGCCTGTGGCTGTCCCTCTTCCTGCACGCCGG GATCCTGCACTGCCTGGTGTCCATCTGCTTCCAGATGACCGTCCTGCGGGACCTGGAGAAGCTGGCAGGCTGGCACCGCATAGCCATCATCTACCTGCTGAGTGGTGTCACCGGCAACCTGGCCAGTGCCATCTTCCTGCCGTACCGAGCAGAGGTAAGGCTGGCCCTCGGGGTGGGGATCCTCCGTGTGCATCTGCAGCCTGCTGTGAACCTGTCCATATGGAGCACTGTCTGGGAGCATCTCCAGTTGGGGCCTCGGTCCCAATATGCTCTGGGCCATGGGAAGTGGGGCACAAAGATGAGGCCTGGGGTCCACGGGGCCTGCCCAGCCCCACAGCCTTATAGCTACCCCAACCATCCCCCAGGTGGGTCCGGCTGGCTCCCAGTTTGGCATCCTGGCCTGCCTCTTTGTGGAGCTCTTCCAGAGCTGGCAGATCCTGGCGCGGCCCTGGCGTGCCTTCTTCAAGCTGCTGGCTGTGGTGCTCTTCCTCTTCACCTTTGGACTGCTGCCCTGGATCGACAACTTTGCCCACATCTCAGGGTTCATCAGtggcctcttcctctccttcgCCTTCTTGCCCTACATCAGCTTTGGCAAGTTCGACCTGTACCGGAAACGCTGCCAGATCATCATCTTTCAGGTGGTCTTCCTGGGCCTCCTGGCTGGCCTGGTGGTCCTCTTCTACTTCTATCCTGTCCGCTGTGA